The Edwardsiella tarda ATCC 15947 = NBRC 105688 region CAGCTTCTTTCGTTGACGATCTGGGTGCTGATTCTCTTGACACCGTTGAACTGGTTATGGCTCTGGAAGAAGAGTTTGATACTGAGATTCCGGACGAAGAAGCAGAGAAGATCACCACTGTTCAGGC contains the following coding sequences:
- the acpP gene encoding acyl carrier protein, translating into MSTIEERVKKIIVEQLGVKEDEVVNSASFVDDLGADSLDTVELVMALEEEFDTEIPDEEAEKITTVQAAIDYIEAANK